aatttgcaattatttAGTGCTTACTAATATAGTTTCCTTATTTTTTACCCTTGCGTTTCTTCTCACGCTTAGATTTTGCACTCAATGCTCGTTTGTCCTTCTTCTCTCGCGGATCGACCACACGGTAACGTCCTTTCAAGCCTGCGGGACGTCGCGCACGTTTCGCGGCTTGATGTTTTTTCGCTACAACATAAGTAATTTCCTTTTTCTTCTCTTGCGCCTTCTTGTAAATCTTTCTTAGCTGTTTCGCCTTTTCTTGCGCCGTCGCATCGTTGTCATCCATAATTTTTTCAGCTTGTTTCTTTGCTTTAGTTAAACGCTTAACTGCGTGTTTGCGCTTGCGCGCCTTAGCCTCCATTACCTTCTTGATTGGGCGTGCATTCAATTCTTGCACTTTACGTTCATACTCCTCAATGATTTCGTTCGGCACTGGCACTGGTTTTCGCATATGCAAATCTTCGTCTTGTACGAACCAATGTGGTAGATTTTCATCGTTGAAGGCATAACGATTCCAAGCGCCATCTATAAGATCACGACGTGTTTTCTTGCCCTTAATCATCATAGATCCAAGGGCAAGCTCTTCCTCGGAAAGTCGTATCTTCTTCGCTTTCGGCTCTaacgaaaaaaagtatatatttaccaTTTGCATAATTTAAGAGTTgaagtataaaataattttttgtttctctcACCTTTTGCCATATTgccagcaacttttttctcccCATCTTCATCTTCCTCATCTACTGTGGCGTCAGAGTCGCTATCACTGGATTCGGAACTTGATTTCTCATTTGCGTTATCATGTCTTGCACGTCTTTTAGCTTTCTTGCCTAAAGGTAATTTTGCCGAGTCGGCATTTTGCTGTGATTCCCCCAGTACTGCTACACCTTTACTTTTATATTCGTTTGCTAACCGATCCAAATCGTAATCCTCATCATCTTCCGAATCTATTTGTTGCAGATTGTCTTTTTCGAACCATAACTGCACACGTTGTTGACGTTTTGTATCCTTATCTCTAAAGTCTCCTGACTTTATAAGTGGATGTTCGGTGCGTTTCTTTTTCTTTTGTGACTCGACTGTTTTATCTTCATCTTCGCTCAAACCCAAGCCATCCTTTTCATAGTCACTTTCAGAATCTTCATCTGCGGATATATCGGGCTCATCGTCGTTTTCATAGTTGGCATCATCATCCAGACGTTTATCATCTTTATCGTAAGCTTTATACTTTGGCAATTTCGGTACTTCGACTGCTTCGCCTTCAACATCAAAATCAGGCACTACATCCAACATTTCGTCTAGTTCACGTTGGGATTTAACACTCTTTAAGTCGAATATTTCCAGCTCAGTCTCTTCTTGCGGTCCCACATCTCCCTTGATCACCATATTTAGATTCattttttcatgtaatttttgttttgttcttagTTCTTTTTTCCGTTTCCGTTTGACTTCGCGTTGCTCGTCTTCAGCAAGTTCAgctatttgttgttgcagttcTTCCTCCTCCATATCCTCAATTTCTTCTTGTGTGAGAGTTTTCTTTGGAACATCCTCCTCTATAACGCTGGTCTCCTTCTCAGGTTTCTTAAACAATTCATCCTTTAAGGCTTTCCACCATGCTAGCAATCCTTTAATATCCTTGCGTCCAAGTACCTTAATATCCTTGCAACATTCCAGAATTTCTGGTGTAGTCTTTGGATGTTTTGCAATACGCTCATCGTCGATGATTATTGAACCTATACTTTGTAGCGCACCTAAGCCACTGCTTGACTGCATAAACTCCGTAGCAGATAGTTCGTTACGCAGCGCAATGTCTGCTTCTGTGTAACCTTCAGCCTTGACGCGTTTCTGCTTTTCAGGATGCAGCAAGAAATTCTTTTTCTTGCCCTCAATATCTAATTCCTCAAAAACATATTTAGGATCTAAAAATCGTGGATCTATTTTTGTGGGCGCTAAATAACCTTGACAGACTATGAATATCTCAGCGGATTCCTTACGAGAAGCACTCGGTTTAGTGGCATGCACCTTTTTGAATAATTGTTTCAACACCCATAACAATGCGTTATAATCCTTGGAACGAAACACTTTTGTAACAAACCAACCACCGCTACGTAAAAagtgtgtactaagtttcaacGCATTCAATGTTAAGCATATTTGTTGATAGGCATCAAATAACCAATTACGACCCACATTTGGAGCACCGTCGTGCAGTACAACATCAACTTTCCACGACTGCAACTCCTTGGTCAAcgattgtttacatttttcggTAGTAATGTCCTCAACAAGACTTATACATCCTGGTATTGGACGAATGGGATACAAATCGACACCGACGACAATACTCGATACAGGCATGTTTTGTTTGGCGACTTGCATCCAACCTCCTGGCGCTGCACACAAATCTATACATACTTGTGATTGTTGCAGAAACCCAAATTTACGATTAAGTTGTACCAACTTAAATGCAGCACGGGAACGAAAACCTGTAAGCAGTAAATGAACAAAAGTAAAGAACAACGTTGGGAACTGGGAAAACGTACACACCTGTTTCCTTCGCAAGCTGGTAAAACTTATCTTTCCGCGCTTTCCCAACTTTAGTCTTTTTACCCATTTTAGTGACTGATTTGTAACAAAGGTTTTAAAAATTGCTAATAATTATGAATACACTAAAAATATATGCCAACAAATGTATTAAGTAAAACTGCGCCTACACCAAGGATGACTACACGTGTTGTGCAGCATTCACTATAAATTATAGGGCTACCACACTGCattaaatttagttattaaaataatatgcaaatttcaaTATACAATAGTTATTAATTCTCcttttagtatataaatatattaaataattatatttataattgtaatttaaagtttacaggcaattttttttaattcagaaatAGAACATTTAcatattgtttattaaattcaGCTTGGCAGCTATCCGAACAGCTGATTTTTAGTAAAGTGTGGTCTACATTAAAATTTAACTGGGCATATTTGGTGTTATCAACAAAAGGTAGGGAACAACGTAAAGTGGTAAACACTATTACCCCAGCTGATATTTCCGCTTTTGCGGTCTTTTGTTGCTTATGTTGTTATCAACCTTCTAGGTTTTTGGAACTTCACAGTTTAATATCAaggaaatttgtatttatttttggtattaactgttggaaaataaacaaatagaagATAGCAATGAATTCATTAAATTTGCGTGTGTCTTCGGTGAAGACTGGGGAAAATGTGAAGAAGAATGCAGAGATGCGAACTACGCTTGTCACGTTGCCAAAACTTTACGAAAATTGTaatctttaattaaattttgtatacaaaatatatgtacatgtttctTCTTTTATCTTACAATGCAGCTGACGCAAGTTATTGTATTGAACTAAAGGGTGCCAGTTCCATACCAGAACAGGTCGCGGCggtgaaaaatgtaaatatatacatacataaaagcatATCTATTGTAAACAGAAATTTGCAGTTTTCAAACTTTTATaatttagatatttaaaaatcttaGTCGAGATATCCAAGCATTGCAATTTCTGGCAGACTTATATTTTCATTGTCCGCTTATGCATCCCGTACGCAATCAAATACTCAGGTAAGTAGTTTAAAGCGCTGCGTGACAAATATGTCCTGGgctatactaaattttttttctagctaAAATTAATatcctttttttttacttcttcaTGCAGACTTTTAATTACAGCTGCCCGTGTGGGCACCGGTGATACAGATGAAACATCCATTGTAAACGCTTTGTCACACACATTGCAGCGATTAGTGGAGGAAACTAGAGCAGAGACTGAGAGCAGCACTTGGAATTTTACCATCACTTCAATGGCTGGCTGCTTTGAGAATTTTGATTGTGGCCTTAAAGCATTTCAGCAAAGCATAGTTGATGTGTTTCCTTTTCTTAGCGCGGCCGTGCAAAAATATCTCACCGAATTGAGGTTTGTgtcaacaaaaccaacaaatatttgtttatttattaattataatttcatattCTATATCGTTGTAGTGTGCTTAGTTCACCCTCCGTACGTaatgagtattatttatatgtacacaatgcTATACGCTTGCTACTCAGCTGTGTACAGGAATATGGCGCAAAAGTCAAGGAAATACACAGTGACACTCTCAAACAGTTAGCCACGCTATGTCAGCAAATTGTACACGACGACGAAATACCCATGGATCCACGCACCAATTCTGGTATCTTATTAGCGCACAATGCTAAAGTGACGGCTACCTATGAAAGCTTCATACAAGAAGTCAAACTGACGAAGAATCCCAATGAGATTGCGTTATGTGTTGGCATCGTTAATACTTTCGATCACCATGATTTTCAACATATCTCGACAGATATACGCGACATTTGCAGCAAGATCGAGGAAATTGCCAATGCTAATGCGACAGTTCCGAATATTTTACTTTGCGCCACACGTGCACTTTATcagatttcaaaaattatacttaCTTTTGAATTAA
The sequence above is drawn from the Bactrocera oleae isolate idBacOlea1 chromosome 5, idBacOlea1, whole genome shotgun sequence genome and encodes:
- the LOC106620579 gene encoding pre-rRNA 2'-O-ribose RNA methyltransferase FTSJ3, with the translated sequence MGKKTKVGKARKDKFYQLAKETGFRSRAAFKLVQLNRKFGFLQQSQVCIDLCAAPGGWMQVAKQNMPVSSIVVGVDLYPIRPIPGCISLVEDITTEKCKQSLTKELQSWKVDVVLHDGAPNVGRNWLFDAYQQICLTLNALKLSTHFLRSGGWFVTKVFRSKDYNALLWVLKQLFKKVHATKPSASRKESAEIFIVCQGYLAPTKIDPRFLDPKYVFEELDIEGKKKNFLLHPEKQKRVKAEGYTEADIALRNELSATEFMQSSSGLGALQSIGSIIIDDERIAKHPKTTPEILECCKDIKVLGRKDIKGLLAWWKALKDELFKKPEKETSVIEEDVPKKTLTQEEIEDMEEEELQQQIAELAEDEQREVKRKRKKELRTKQKLHEKMNLNMVIKGDVGPQEETELEIFDLKSVKSQRELDEMLDVVPDFDVEGEAVEVPKLPKYKAYDKDDKRLDDDANYENDDEPDISADEDSESDYEKDGLGLSEDEDKTVESQKKKKRTEHPLIKSGDFRDKDTKRQQRVQLWFEKDNLQQIDSEDDEDYDLDRLANEYKSKGVAVLGESQQNADSAKLPLGKKAKRRARHDNANEKSSSESSDSDSDATVDEEDEDGEKKVAGNMAKEPKAKKIRLSEEELALGSMMIKGKKTRRDLIDGAWNRYAFNDENLPHWFVQDEDLHMRKPVPVPNEIIEEYERKVQELNARPIKKVMEAKARKRKHAVKRLTKAKKQAEKIMDDNDATAQEKAKQLRKIYKKAQEKKKEITYVVAKKHQAAKRARRPAGLKGRYRVVDPREKKDKRALSAKSKREKKRKGKK